A portion of the Naumovozyma castellii chromosome 2, complete genome genome contains these proteins:
- the NNK1 gene encoding protein kinase NNK1 (ancestral locus Anc_1.178) — MGIRDNTHSPKDVEDIRQDTIEPSSNRPIRREDSNVSEFYDNSDGYDVDKDGSNDTLYFKPRRIYQLDQALLSRGTLMRSSAEDTSTNENNREQSNPNPERVLEDSTVNEYVPNLNYNQLLSDFEMGQTTKKSQRHNLRRHGQDSPSYSSSTTNIIKKNHQRGSQIPVTSGAPSVTTELSRYDSWSMSVSDEEEDIPEEENEMVKIARDKEYHKAQPISFKSTHSQVDPIPLPGKRTLFTPPSALEIERRMSYGHSTTVPNAGSFLQTFKLGSLKGREKRISSRPTSYDSASSSLTFLPDSTLSVFTELEMGPDEIGKLITKLPGDFCDLPYSRRKREIIELVPNKDYKLIMSLIKKFMLQRTTSNTSLQRKPIPGSGPSSVAIPQAAHMKRSRHGSIASQFLSTFSPTVPSSVNGDMNTDGLTLTRPDAVGNVILDHKLGRAIGAGAWGSIRECSDIQSGTRRAMKIVRFKENLNVKKHVRREVSIWEQLKHENILPLLNYKFEESYAMYCLTEFINDGNLYDLAVSWSHMSNSKISLSKRCELTIFLGLQVVSALQYMHSKSICHGDVKLENCLLKKDKAVGNWKVLLCDFGMSRNFGVLSKDTATNLGDDDDEEEEGYCEDEECLETASDSEVETISVLNEENTKITKYPSIPKSKSNSSIFATSKQSKLQKITKNRQFTHDDTELEIYSKRKQRYYGPALTSTNLAKKASEEKLKRIEGAVSGMRSLTQYRPASLNAVPIKKVSELANSSKSLQKTFGFHVNEQEETISGPHLSSQIGSLPYASPELLKESPLCPAADVWALGVMLYTMLVGRFPFSHDFEMKLRQLITEGRFDKDALRKVCNNGSSIPLTDGKLKFQNLFSAVEGCLIADLDKRWTLDQVKFALGKEFEQIAEKSL; from the coding sequence ATGGGAATTAGAGACAATACACATTCTCCAAAAGATGTAGAGGACATTAGACAAGATACCATTGAACCAAGTTCAAATAGACCAATTCGCAGGGAGGACAGCAATGTTTCAGAGTTCTATGATAATTCTGATGGATATGATGTAGATAAGGATGGTAGTAATGACACGTTATACTTTAAGCCAAGAAGGATCTACCAACTAGACCAGGCCTTATTATCGAGGGGTACCTTGATGAGATCAAGTGCAGAAGATACAAGTACAAATGAGAATAACCGTGAGCAATCTAATCCGAATCCTGAAAGAGTCCTAGAAGACTCAACAGTCAACGAATATGTTCCAAATCTAAATTACAACCAACTACTATCAGATTTTGAGATGGGACAAACAACTAAGAAGAGTCAGCGGCATAATTTAAGGAGGCATGGACAAGACAGTCcatcatattcttcatccaCTACCAACATAATTAAAAAGAATCATCAAAGAGGATCACAAATACCAGTAACTTCTGGTGCACCCAGTGTGACTACTGAATTATCAAGATATGATTCGTGGAGCATGAGCGTtagtgatgaagaagaagacattccagaagaggaaaatgaaatggtCAAAATAGCTAGAGACAAAGAATATCATAAAGCTCAGCCAATATCTTTTAAATCTACTCATTCTCAAGTGGATCCCATTCCTTTGCCAGGAAAAAGAACTTTATTTACTCCTCCATCGGCGCTAGAAATCGAAAGGAGGATGTCTTACGGACACAGCACTACTGTCCCTAATGCAGGCTCCTTTTTACAGACCTTTAAACTTGGAAGTTTGAAAGGAAGGGAAAAGAGAATATCGTCGCGTCCTACATCTTATGACTCAGCCTCATCCTCATTGACATTCTTACCCGATAGTACGTTATCAGTTTTTACTGAGTTGGAGATGGGTCCAGATGAGATAGGAAAGTTAATTACAAAATTACCAGGAGATTTCTGCGATTTACCTTATTCTCGAAGGAAACGGGAAATCATCGAATTGGTTCCAAATAAAGACtataaattaataatgtcactaataaaaaaattcatgTTACAAAGGACGACAAGTAACACATCATTGCAACGGAAACCCATACCTGGATCTGGTCCATCTAGTGTAGCAATACCGCAAGCAGCGCACATGAAAAGATCAAGACATGGTTCGATTGCTTCACAATTTTTAAGCACTTTTTCACCCACTGTACCGTCCTCGGTAAACGGTGATATGAATACTGATGGACTGACTCTAACTAGACCTGATGCTGTGGGAAATGTAATTTTAGATCATAAATTAGGTAGGGCAATTGGAGCTGGTGCTTGGGGTTCCATTAGGGAGTGTAGCGATATACAAAGTGGGACACGTAGGGCAATGAAGATTGTCAGATTCAAGGAGAATTTGAATGTGAAGAAACATGTCCGCAGAGAAGTCTCCATTTGGGAACAGTTAAAGCATGAGAATATTTTACCCCTTTTGAACTACAAATTTGAAGAGTCTTATGCAATGTATTGTCTCACAGAGTTTATAAATGATGGTAATTTATACGATTTGGCTGTTTCGTGGTCACATATGAGCAACTctaaaatttctttaagCAAGAGGTGTGAACTTACGATTTTTCTAGGATTACAGGTTGTTTCTGCTTTACAGTATATGCattccaaatcaatatgCCATGGTGACgttaaattggaaaactGTCTTCTGAAAAAAGATAAGGCTGTAGGTAATTGGAAAGTGCTTCTTTGTGATTTTGGTATGAGTCGCAATTTTGGTGTCCTGTCAAAGGATACCGCCACTAATTTAGGAGATGAcgacgatgaagaagaagaaggttattgtgaagatgaagaatgtCTAGAGACAGCTTCTGATTCTGAAGTAGAGACGATATCAGTACtaaatgaagaaaacaCAAAGATCACAAAGTACCCCTCAATACCGAAATCTAAATCAAACTCAAGTATTTTTGCCACATCTAAACAGTctaaattacaaaaaataACCAAAAATAGACAATTTACTCATGACGATACGGAATTGGAGATATATTCCAAACGGAAGCAACGGTATTACGGTCCCGCCCTAACAAGCACCAATCTTGCAAAAAAAGCCAGCGAAGAGAAACttaaaagaattgaaggTGCAGTTTCAGGAATGAGATCACTCACACAATATCGACCGGCGTCATTAAATGCAGTACCAATCAAAAAGGTAAGTGAACTAGCCAATAGTTCTAAATCCCTCCAAAAAACATTTGGTTTTCATGTAAATGAGCAAGAAGAGACTATATCAGGCCCTCATTTATCTTCCCAAATTGGATCTTTACCATATGCTTCCCctgaattattaaaggAGTCACCTTTATGTCCAGCTGCTGACGTATGGGCCCTGGGGGTCATGTTGTATACTATGCTCGTTGGTAGATTTCCATTCAGTCATGACTTTGAAATGAAACTGCGTCAACTAATTACTGAAGGTAGGTTTGACAAGGATGCTCTACGAAAAGTTTGTAATAATGGTTCAAGTATACCTTTAACTGATGGGAAActcaaatttcaaaatttattttccgCAGTTGAAGGATGCTTGATTGCTGATTTAGATAAAAGATGGACTCTAGATCAGGTTAAGTTTGCCTTGGGAAAAGAATTTGAGCAGATTGCTGAGAAATCCCTTTAA
- the ERG20 gene encoding bifunctional (2E,6E)-farnesyl diphosphate synthase/dimethylallyltranstransferase (ancestral locus Anc_1.176): MSKEDNRNKFLKEFPDLVVELKQVLAQYGMPQEAITWYENSLNYNTPGGKLNRGLSVVDTYAILKGYKSVSELSQEEYKKVALLGWCIELLQAYFLVADDMMDKSITRRGQPCWYKVENVGDVAINDAFMLEAAIYILLKKHFRNESYYVDLLELFHDVTFQTELGQLLDLITAPEDKVDLSKFSMKKHSFIVTFKTAYYSFYLPVALAMHMAGINDERDLKQAQDVLIPLGEYFQIQDDFLDCFGTPEQIGKIGTDIQDNKCSWVINKALELATSEQRKVLDDNYGQKNKTAEEKCRKIFYDLQLQKYYEDYEEGIAQQLKEKISRIDESRGFKGDVLTAFLNKVYKRTK; encoded by the coding sequence atgtccaaagaagataatagaaataaatttttgaaagagtTCCCTGATTTAGTCgttgaattgaaacaagTTCTTGCTCAATATGGTATGCCACAAGAAGCCATTACATGGTATGAAAATTCGCTGAATTACAATACTCCAGGGGGGAAATTGAATCGTGGCCTTTCTGTTGTGGATACTTATGCTATTTTGAAAGGCTACAAGAGTGTATCTGAATTGAgtcaagaagaatataaaaaGGTTGCTTTGTTAGGATGGTGCATCGAATTACTGCAAGCATATTTCTTGGTTGCCGACGATATGATGGATAAATCAATTACCAGAAGAGGTCAACCTTGTTGGTATAAAGTCGAGAATGTGGGTGACGTTGCCATCAATGATGCCTTTATGCTGGAAGCAGCTATCTATATTCTCTTAAAGAAGCATTTTAGAAATGAGAGTTATTATGTCGACttattggaattatttCATGATGTCACTTTCCAAACGGAATTAGGtcaattattagatttgaTAACTGCTCCTGAAGATAAAGTGGATCTTTCGAAGTTTAGCATGAAGAAGCACTCTTTTATTGTTACTTTTAAAACCGcatattattctttttactTACCAGTCGCATTAGCCATGCACATGGCTGGTATTAACGATGAAAGAGATTTGAAGCAGGCTCAGGATGTATTGATTCCATTAGGTGAATACTTCCAGATCCAAGACGATTTCTTAGATTGCTTTGGTACTCCAGAACAAATTGGTAAGATTGGGACAGATATTCAAGATAACAAATGTTCTTGGGTTATCAATAAAGCTTTAGAATTGGCTACGAGTGAACAGAGGAAAGTTTTGGACGATAATTACGGTcagaaaaataaaaccGCTGAGGAAAAATGTAGGAAGATCTTCTATGATTTGCAATTGCAAAAATATTACGAGGATTATGAGGAGGGGATTGCCCAACAATTAAAGGAGAAAATCTCACGAATTGATGAATCTCGTGGATTTAAAGGCGATGTATTGACTGCTTTCTTGAATAAGGTCTACAAGAGAACTAAATAA
- the SNU114 gene encoding U5 snRNP GTPase SNU114 (ancestral locus Anc_1.174): protein MDEDLFDEFGNLVGQDPFDSDAEDEISLDEHQETNLALRDGNVDGSENEDTTEFPTKLTRSTLQETYGNDVEILVETENTQSLSEPIVKPEVSRSDGREHTIFTKLRKNIPKTNFDREYLNGMLQIPERIRNVCVIGPLHSGKTSLTDLLVVESHKCLPHMTKNIELGWKQLRYTDNLKQEQERGVSIKLNGITFLSTDLDSKTVALNLLDSPGHVNFLDETAVCITATDCAVICVDVVEGVTSVTEQLIKQCRKNKLQMVFVLNKIDRLILELKLPPKDAYLKLNHIVKEINDFAKESYSPELGNIIFASTKLGFTFTIEEFVKYYYSKNLPSDHVAEFIARLWGNIHFHKGKFSTCVGTETPTFVEFILNPLYKLFTHTLSGELSQLKALLLKDFQFELEEKYFKYDPQPLLKYVLSNVFKTQNGLVQSIMRDGQSPQHCFHKLDHLLTKEKDMDMKSTQFFGHALKNIDYDGSEWTLIRSYHGDLKLGMSIKVIDSELSEIAGGEENDLEESEYASSVITEIALLGGRYLYPVQEAHKGQLVLVKGISEAFTKSATLYGADDKFLNLFKPLDYINSPIFKVVIQPLVPRELPKLLDGLNKINKYYPGVTIKVEESGEHVVLGLGELYLDCLLYDLREVYSQMEIKISNPLTIFKESCANESFAAIPVLSWNDKVSISMGAMPLDHKLVTALSKGKISDDEFNNPRKLSKRLRSEYGWDSLAARNVWTFQKSNVLVDDTLSAETSKAVVDKYKKQIKQGFYWAIREGPLTEENISGVQFKLLNLTIDSTVEGDIGSQLIPLVRKACYVALMTAAPILLEPIYEVDIVIDAVLLPIVDELFQKRRGAKIFRTEKIVGSPLVEVRGQIPVIESLGFEIDLRLTTNGRGMCQLQFWNKIWRKVPGDVLNEEAPIPKLKPAPISSLSRDFVMKTRRRKGISNEGFMSNDGPSLEKYIEPSLFKQLKDNNLV, encoded by the coding sequence ATGGATGAAGActtatttgatgaatttggGAACTTGGTAGGTCAGGATCCTTTTGATTCCGATGCAGAAGACGAAATCTCATTAGATGAGCatcaagaaacaaatttaGCTCTTAGAGATGGAAATGTTGATGGGAGTGAGAATGAAGACACAACTGAATTTCCTACAAAATTAACAAGAAGCACACTACAGGAAACGTATGGAAACGACGTAGAAATCTTAGTTGAAACCGAGAATACTCAATCGCTCTCTGAGCCTATAGTCAAACCAGAAGTGTCTCGTTCCGATGGACGTGAACATACTATATTCACTAAATTGCGTAAAAATATTCCTAAGACAAATTTCGATCgtgaatatttaaatgGAATGCTCCAAATACCCGAAAGAATAAGAAATGTCTGCGTTATTGGACCTTTACATTCGGGGAAAACCTCCTTGACAGATTTATTGGTGGTGGAATCGCATAAGTGCTTACCACACATGACTAAAAACATCGAATTAGGGTGGAAACAATTGAGATACACAGATAATTTAAAGCAAGAACAAGAGCGTGGTGTTTCCataaaattaaatggtATTACTTTCCTTTCTACTGATTTAGATTCGAAGACTGTCGCATTGAATCTACTAGATTCTCCCGGTCACGTCAATTTCCTTGACGAGACAGCGGTGTGTATTACCGCAACAGATTGTGCTGTTATATGTGTTGATGTGGTTGAAGGCGTCACATCTGTCACAGAGCAACTAATTAAACAATGTCGAAAAAATAAGCTGCAAATGGTTTTTGTCCTTAACAAAATAGATAGATTGATattagaattgaaattaccACCAAAGGATGCATACCTCAAATTAAACCATATCGTCAAAGAGATAAACGATTTTGCAAAAGAATCCTATTCACCTGAATTAGGCAATATTATCTTTGCATCTACTAAATTAGGTTTTACCTTTACCATTGAGGAGTTTGTTAAATActattattcaaaaaatctACCGAGCGATCATGTAGCTGAGTTTATTGCAAGATTATGGGGGAATATACATTTCCATAAAGGTAAATTTTCAACTTGTGTTGGAACAGAAACTCCCACGTTTGTGGAATTCATTTTGAACCCACTTTACAAACTATTCACACATACTTTATCAGGTGAATTGAGTCAATTAAAAGCTTTgcttttgaaagattttcaattcgaattagaagagaaatatttcaaatatgaTCCTCAACCTTTGCTTAAATATGTCCTCAGCAATGTGTTTAAAACACAAAATGGACTGGTGCAGTCCATTATGAGAGATGGGCAATCACCTCAACATTGTTTTCATAAATTAGATCATTTACTTACGAAAGAAAAGGATATGGATATGAAATCCACACAATTCTTTGGGCACGCTCTGAAGAACATCGATTACGACGGGTCAGAATGGACATTAATTCGTTCCTATCATGGCGACTTAAAGCTAGGAATGTCAATCAAAGTGATAGATTCTGAACTGAGTGAAATCGCTGGTGGAGAAGAGAACGACCTTGAGGAATCAGAATATGCATCAAGTGTCATCACAGAGATCGCCCTTTTAGGAGGGAGATACTTATATCCCGTGCAAGAAGCCCATAAAGGTCAACTAGTACTTGTAAAGGGAATTTCTGAAGCTTTTACAAAATCAGCTACCTTATATGGTGCAGATGACAAATTTTTAAACTTATTCAAGCCATTGGATTACATAAACTCTCCAATCTTTAAGGTTGTCATTCAACCTTTAGTTCCAAGAGAGCTTCCAAAACTACTAGACGGGCTAAAtaagataaataaatactACCCAGGTGTAACAATCAAAGTAGAAGAGTCTGGTGAGCATGTTGTACTTGGTCTTGGTGAATTATATCTTGATTGCCTATTATACGATTTGAGAGAAGTTTACAGCCAAATGGAAATTAAGATATCTAATCCTCTGACgatatttaaagaaagcTGCGCTAATGAATCATTTGCAGCCATACCGGTACTTTCATGGAATGACAAAGTGTCTATTAGCATGGGAGCAATGCCTCTTGACCATAAATTGGTTACAGCTTTATCGAAAGGTAAGATTAGcgatgatgaatttaataatcCAAGAAAACTATCAAAGAGGTTAAGATCAGAATATGGATGGGATTCACTAGCGGCAAGAAACGTATGGACGTTCCAAAAGTCGAATGTCTTAGTAGATGATACTTTGTCGGCTGAAACAAGTAAAGCGGTAGTGGATAAATATAAGAAACAGATTAAGCAAGGGTTTTATTGGGCAATCCGAGAAGGACCATTAACAGAGGAGAATATTAGCGGAGTACAGttcaaattattgaatttaactATTGACTCAACTGTGGAGGGGGATATAGGTAGTCAATTAATCCCATTAGTACGGAAGGCGTGTTATGTTGCATTGATGACTGCAGCTCCTATCCTGTTGGAGCCAATCTATGAAGTCGATATTGTGATAGACGCTGTCTTATTACCAATAGTTGATGAGCTCTTCCAAAAAAGACGGGGTGCTAAAATTTTTAGAACAGAAAAGATTGTTGGTTCTCCATTAGTAGAAGTCAGAGGTCAGATTCCTGTGATCGAATCACTTGGGTTTGAGATAGATCTCAGATTAACAACAAATGGACGAGGAATGTGTCAATTACAATTCTGGAATAAGATTTGGAGAAAAGTTCCTGGTGATGTTTTGAATGAAGAGGCACCAATACCCAAATTGAAACCAGCACCAATTTCTAGTCTAAGTCGTGATTTTGTTATGAAAACCAGACGTCGGAAGGGTATCTCCAACGAAGGATTCATGTCAAATGATGGGCCATCTTTAGAGAAATACATAGAACCTTCTCTATTCAAGCAATTGAAGGACAATAACTTAGTATAG
- the TPO5 gene encoding Tpo5p (ancestral locus Anc_1.173), translated as MPDYRLLSHSIRENMPTFHPDEFFDNIHTIIHEESDTDEVESVEHFKYNQELDKSLLSRSSVVGLGFGLMSPVLGMSTSMAIGLINGGPATILWGFIISGICIWFCSLSLGEVVSKFPMELHVSSAMLAPKDAKLICSWYTGWLMLLGNWTMSTSITFAGAQLTISLILMAKSDLIAEKYMIGFTVIIFYLVVTLVGLINLKFARFIETINKVCVVWIIYAICVIDILLLIFHQGKYRSLKFALFNFDNSLSGYSNFFVSFIIGFQQSNFTLQGFSMLPALADEVKVPEKDIPRGMSNAVLLSTFSGIIFLIPIMIILPDSDKLFSNNQMLPIVNIFTQSTHSKIVSLFLVLSILGNLFFSGIGSITTSSRAVYSFSRDHAIPHHELWTFVKPESQSKVPKNSILLSMAISYFLGILALFSTAAFNAFIGAAVLCLCSATCIPLVLVLFRRRRIIRSAPVKIRYKLGWAVNIISIVWLILSMISVCFPPKIPVTWGTMNYALIVYVIFLIAITIMYLKWGKYNFKLPLIDEDKMVPIGAHDKIPMKKYTKVEQEEPVADDTSVVMYDIEAENPFEPSATNVLSDDAEVWDGPSENTEGRAEETSKDNNETSK; from the coding sequence ATGCCAGACTATAGACTCCTGTCGCATTCCATAAGGGAGAATATGCCTACATTCCACCCTGATGAgttttttgataatatccATACTATAATTCATGAAGAATCAGACActgatgaagttgaaagTGTAGAACATTTTAAATATAACCAAGAGTTGGATAAGTCACTACTTTCGAGGAGCTCCGTTGTTGGGTTAGGGTTTGGTTTAATGAGTCCCGTTTTAGGGATGTCCACTAGTATGGCTATCGGATTGATTAATGGTGGACCTGCTACGATTCTTTGGGGGTTCATAATTTCAGGAATCTGTATTTGGTTCTGTTCTTTATCTTTAGGTGAAGTAGTCTCCAAATTTCCCATGGAATTACATGTTAGTAGTGCGATGTTGGCCCCTAAAGATGCAAAATTGATATGCTCTTGGTATACTGGATGGTTAATGTTACTGGGTAATTGGACAATGAGTACTAGCATCACATTTGCTGGTGCGCAACTGACGATAtcattgatattgatggCCAAATCTGACTTGATTGCTGAGAAATATATGATTGGATTTACtgttattatattttatttggtGGTGACCCTGGTCGGattaattaatttgaaGTTTGCCagatttattgaaacaatCAATAAAGTATGCGTCGTTTGGATTATTTATGCAATTTGTGTTATTGATATccttttattaatatttcatcagGGCAAGTATCGTTCGTTAAAATTTGCATTGTTTAACTTCGATAATAGTTTGTCAGGATACtctaatttttttgtttctttcattattggattCCAACAATCAAATTTTACCTTGCAAGGATTTAGTATGTTACCGGCTTTGGCAGACGAAGTAAAAGTTCCTGAAAAGGACATTCCACGTGGTATGTCCAATGctgtattattatcaacaTTTTCAggtattatatttttaatcCCCATAATGATTATTCTTCCAGATTCAGATAAATTGTTTTCCAACAATCAAATGTTGCcaattgtaaatatttttactCAGTCAACACATTCCAAGATTGTATCACTATTCCTGGTTTTATCCATACTTGGTAATCTATTCTTTTCTGGAATTGGATCCATTACTACAAGTTCAAGAGCAGTTTACAGTTTTAGCAGAGACCATGCTATACCGCATCATGAGCTTTGGACATTTGTTAAACCAGAATCACAATCTAAAGTTCCAAAAAATTCCATCTTATTAAGTATGGCAATTTCGTATTTCCTAGGAATATTGGCGTTATTTTCCACAGCTGCATTTAATGCTTTTATTGGGGCTGCAGTCTTATGCCTATGTTCCGCCACATGTATCCCGTTGGTACTAGTGTTATTTAGAAGGAGGAGGATTATACGGAGTGCCCCAGTTAAGATCAGGTATAAATTGGGTTGGGCTGTGAATATAATATCTATTGTCTGGTTGATATTGTCAATGATTTCTGTTTGTTTCCCACCCAAGATCCCGGTAACTTGGGGTACTATGAATTATGCATTGATTGTCTacgttatatttttaattgcCATCACAATAATGTACTTAAAGTGGGGGAAATATAATTTCAAGCTACCTTtgattgatgaagataagATGGTGCCAATAGGAGCACATGATAAGATaccaatgaaaaaataCACTAAAGTTGAACAAGAGGAGCCTGTAGCTGATGATACTTCTGTTGTTATGTATGATATTGAAGCTGAAAATCCATTTGAACCATCAGCCACCAATGTATTATCAGATGATGCTGAAGTATGGGATGGTCCATCAGAGAACACTGAAGGTCGTGCTGAAGAAACATCAAAGGACAATAATGAAACGAGtaaataa
- the ZRT3 gene encoding Zn(2+) transporter ZRT3 (ancestral locus Anc_1.172) — protein MTVMATVPRWLFYSLISSLLCILGSLCVPLLSVLFKTKQHSNSKLVNYGLSLSAGSMITTSLFKMLPEMDNDNKYTVFFGFLGGICTSLFLNYVVHAFASESLIHCSHEHTDEIASSSDELDHNHQHTHTVIDNDATYNGQYVPGTNNTNATENQPLLSHKDLEDQTSHHHHQTSLIDLISNRNTDVIGDCCDKHLCTPLLKSETIPCVPTALHSSLSIKSTNSILNDNNIIPTTSNLTANSNTGVRCLENNIGYDLENLSLYRSKFMMDSGIKSLNHRSNSDTITDEDANSVHFFEPSPYRLTTDTSHGNTHRESVASNFHHHHLETPFSKLLSIGMQTCLVLTLHKFPEGFIIYYTNKSKYPSSLGLSIFLSLTIHNFVEGFAMTLPFYTAFKSKWIAILITTILGGGSQPLGALIGYLIFKNHTSPTGEEPHLDLLLSITAGFLLVIGLQMFQTGVGFSDGHHHHEGEDEEVIQQNHSSGTTCLKWCCTGAMLILASSLFT, from the coding sequence ATGACAGTCATGGCTACGGTTCCTAGATGGCTATTCTACTCCCTGATATCATCGTTGTTATGTATCCTGGGCAGTCTTTGTGTTCCATTGTTATCCGTTCTGTTCAAGACGAAGCAACATAGCAACTCCAAGTTGGTTAACTATGGACTATCCCTTAGTGCAGGATCGATGATTACCActtcattattcaagatGCTACCAGAAAtggataatgataataagtATACCGTTTTCTTTGGATTTTTAGGTGGTATTTGCAcaagtttatttttaaacTACGTCGTTCATGCATTCGCTAGTGAATCTTTGATCCATTGTTCTCATGAACATACAGATGAGATCGCTTCCAGTTCGGACGAATTGGATCATAATCATCAACATACTCATACCGTCATCGACAATGATGCCACTTACAACGGCCAATATGTTCCAGGCACCAACAATACCAATGCTACGGAAAATCAACCGTTACTTAGCCATAAAGATCTGGAAGATCAAACCTctcatcaccatcatcagACTTCACTTATCGACCTAATCTCAAATAGAAACACAGATGTCATTGGAGATTGCTGTGATAAGCATCTATGCACTCCGCTGTTAAAATCGGAAACAATTCCTTGTGTCCCAACGGCTCTTCACTCTTCACTTAGTATCAAATCGACTAATTCGATTCTTAACGACAATAATATAATTCCAACAACGTCAAACCTCACAGCAAATTCAAATACGGGTGTTCGTTGCTTGGAAAACAATATTGGTTACGATTTAGAAAATCTATCGTTGTATCGTTCCAAATTTATGATGGATTCAGGAATAAAGTCGCTTAATCACCGCTCCAATTCCGATACAATCACTGATGAAGACGCAAACTCTGTCCATTTCTTTGAACCTTCACCATATAGATTAACAACAGACACTTCTCATGGAAATACTCACAGAGAAAGTGTAGCATCCAATttccatcatcatcacctGGAGACCCCCTTCTCCAAATTGCTTTCCATTGGTATGCAAACATGTCTGGTGTTAACTTTACATAAATTCCCAGAGGGGttcatcatttattatACAAATAAATCGAAATATCCCTCCTCATTGGGACTTTCCATCTTCTTGAGTTTAACGATTCATAACTTTGTGGAAGGTTTTGCCATGACTTTACCGTTTTATACTGCTTTTAAGAGTAAATGGATTGCCATTTTAATTACAACGATATTAGGTGGTGGATCTCAGCCCTTGGGTGCATTGATTGGttatttaattttcaaaaatcatACTTCTCCTACTGGTGAAGAGCCACATTTAGATCTACTATTGAGTATTACCGCAGGTTTCTTATTAGTCATTGGATTACAAATGTTTCAGACTGGTGTTGGGTTTAGTGACGGACATCATCACCATGAAGGTGAGGACGAAGAAGTTATCCAACAGAACCATAGTTCCGGAACTACTTGTTTGAAATGGTGCTGCACTGGTGCTATGTTGATCCTGGCTAGTAGTTTATTtacttga